One Kitasatospora sp. MAP12-44 DNA segment encodes these proteins:
- a CDS encoding AAA family ATPase — MTSTVSPLQAPHGLGPGAAADAAVAAILDATVRPSPRAPRGVVVDSPPGAGKSTLVVKAARELVGAGERLMIVAQTNSQVDDLVDRLAAKAPDLGIGRLHSSDARPAPQALRHPNVTASSKAADLLEQDVVISTAAKWQWVKDVDPWRHAIVDEAYQMRSDALLAVARLFERALFVGDPGQLDPFTVVGTEQWAGLSYDPSSSAVVTLLAHNPAIVPHRLPVSWRLPASAAPLISAAFYPYTPFRSGTGPGDRLLIPRGRPDGSALDAAIDEAAEHGWALLELPARHTVRTDPQAVAAVAAVVCRLLERGLDTRSEQGGSPLTPDRIAVGTAHRDQAAAVRAALAALGIPVDTTAGPAVTVDTANRLQGREYDVTVVLHPLSGRPDATAFHLETGRLCVLASRHRHACIVVARAGIAALLDEHPSTEPVQLGVTVKFPDGWEANHAVLQHLGEHRVRL, encoded by the coding sequence ATGACCAGCACTGTGAGCCCTCTTCAAGCACCGCACGGCCTCGGTCCCGGCGCGGCGGCCGATGCCGCGGTGGCCGCGATCCTGGACGCCACCGTGCGCCCGTCGCCGCGCGCTCCGCGCGGTGTGGTGGTGGACTCCCCGCCCGGCGCTGGGAAGTCGACCCTGGTGGTCAAGGCAGCACGCGAACTGGTGGGCGCCGGCGAGCGGTTGATGATCGTCGCGCAGACCAACAGCCAGGTCGACGACCTGGTCGACCGGTTGGCGGCCAAGGCCCCCGACCTGGGCATCGGCCGGCTGCACAGCAGCGACGCCCGGCCCGCCCCGCAGGCGCTGCGGCACCCGAACGTGACCGCCTCCAGCAAGGCCGCCGACCTGCTGGAGCAGGATGTGGTGATCTCCACCGCGGCCAAGTGGCAGTGGGTCAAGGACGTCGACCCGTGGCGGCACGCGATCGTCGACGAGGCGTACCAGATGCGCTCGGACGCGCTGCTGGCCGTCGCCCGGCTCTTCGAGCGGGCGCTCTTCGTCGGCGACCCGGGCCAGTTGGACCCGTTCACGGTGGTCGGCACCGAGCAGTGGGCGGGGCTCAGCTACGACCCGTCGAGCAGCGCGGTGGTGACCCTGCTGGCGCACAACCCGGCGATCGTGCCGCACCGGCTGCCGGTCTCCTGGCGGCTGCCGGCCTCGGCCGCGCCGCTGATCTCGGCGGCGTTCTACCCCTACACGCCGTTCCGCTCCGGCACCGGTCCGGGTGACCGGCTGCTGATCCCGCGCGGCCGGCCGGACGGCTCCGCGCTGGACGCGGCGATCGACGAGGCCGCCGAGCATGGCTGGGCGCTGCTGGAGCTGCCCGCCCGGCACACCGTGCGGACCGACCCGCAGGCGGTGGCAGCCGTCGCCGCGGTGGTCTGCCGGCTGCTGGAGCGCGGCCTGGACACCCGCTCCGAGCAGGGCGGCAGCCCGCTCACCCCGGATCGGATCGCGGTCGGCACGGCCCACCGGGACCAGGCCGCCGCCGTCCGCGCGGCGCTCGCCGCGCTGGGCATCCCGGTGGACACCACCGCGGGCCCCGCCGTCACCGTCGACACCGCGAACCGCTTGCAGGGGCGCGAGTACGACGTCACGGTGGTGCTGCACCCGCTCTCCGGCCGCCCGGACGCGACCGCCTTCCACCTGGAGACCGGCCGGCTCTGCGTACTGGCCTCCCGGCACCGGCACGCCTGCATCGTGGTCGCCCGGGCCGGCATCGCCGCCCTGCTGGACGAGCACCCGTCCACCGAACCGGTGCAGCTGGGGGTGACGGTGAAGTTCCCGGACGGCTGGGAGGCGAACCACGCGGTGCTGCAGCACCTCGGCGAGCACCGCGTGCGGTTGTAG
- a CDS encoding MgtC/SapB family protein, which yields MNHELPMAGHLLVAFALTYALGFERSLRGAAAGDRTFSLIGVGAAVVAALAQHGAPNVLTGVITGVGFIGGGLVFRETRATGDVVRGITTAATIFAAAAVGAAAGQGLLLLAAIGTGLALLTLEIRHIPGLRLLDGRRWARDFAEDDHCEGEPTPSAPGSPTRLDPADEDLLDAARSSEEADRSRV from the coding sequence ATGAACCACGAGCTCCCGATGGCCGGACACCTGCTGGTCGCCTTCGCGCTGACCTACGCCCTTGGCTTCGAGCGCAGTCTGCGCGGCGCGGCCGCCGGCGATCGGACCTTCTCGCTGATCGGGGTGGGCGCGGCCGTCGTCGCGGCGCTGGCGCAGCACGGCGCGCCCAACGTGCTGACCGGGGTGATCACCGGCGTCGGCTTCATCGGCGGCGGGCTGGTGTTCCGCGAGACCCGGGCGACCGGGGACGTGGTGCGCGGCATCACCACGGCCGCCACGATCTTCGCGGCCGCCGCCGTCGGCGCCGCGGCCGGCCAGGGCCTGCTGCTGCTCGCCGCCATCGGTACGGGGCTGGCGCTGCTGACCCTGGAGATCCGGCACATCCCGGGGCTGCGGCTGCTCGACGGCCGCCGCTGGGCGCGCGACTTCGCCGAGGACGACCACTGCGAAGGGGAGCCCACCCCCAGCGCCCCCGGCTCCCCCACCCGGCTCGACCCCGCGGACGAGGACCTGCTGGACGCCGCCAGGTCCAGCGAGGAGGCGGACCGGTCGCGAGTCTGA
- a CDS encoding CHAP domain-containing protein, translating to MKPALLVRRISAAAAMLLALALPTFVNLPSAAAASAPTGAAAAALAAANVSKTAGSCANTPTANSLGGSQFETSCSGGYSGGPEYWCADFAQWVWQNAGFSTTGLSADSASFQTYGQRNGTQHTATSYSPQPGDAVEYASTKDSAIHHVGLVTAVNPDGSITTANGDWNGTPGDNVPMATYAVSSSVVSLTIAASEKAVGDAPSTVDPADGYYIVGYTTPVVVSSNPYTPGAVCGSGFGVIDAHSLGGGAEVYLLYDAATQQNCVATMVNAPTGPVSLNATLSVQGGSSASNPGSFTYYAGPVTLAAPTACVQWGGSYQGTSWTSDWSHCG from the coding sequence GTGAAGCCAGCCCTGCTCGTCCGCCGAATATCCGCCGCCGCGGCCATGCTGCTGGCCCTCGCCCTGCCGACCTTCGTCAACCTTCCCAGCGCCGCGGCGGCTTCGGCCCCCACCGGCGCCGCCGCGGCCGCCCTGGCCGCCGCCAACGTGTCCAAGACCGCCGGCAGCTGCGCCAACACCCCGACCGCCAACAGCCTGGGCGGCTCGCAGTTCGAGACCAGCTGCAGCGGCGGGTACTCGGGCGGGCCCGAGTACTGGTGCGCGGACTTCGCCCAGTGGGTGTGGCAGAACGCGGGGTTCTCGACCACGGGACTGAGTGCCGACTCCGCGAGCTTCCAGACCTACGGACAGCGCAACGGCACCCAGCACACCGCGACTTCGTACAGCCCGCAGCCCGGTGACGCGGTCGAGTACGCCAGCACCAAGGACTCCGCGATCCACCACGTGGGCCTGGTCACGGCGGTGAACCCGGACGGCTCGATCACGACGGCCAACGGCGACTGGAACGGCACACCGGGTGACAACGTCCCGATGGCGACCTATGCGGTGAGCTCCAGCGTGGTCTCGCTGACCATCGCGGCGAGCGAGAAGGCCGTCGGGGACGCGCCCAGCACGGTCGACCCGGCCGACGGCTACTACATCGTGGGCTACACCACGCCGGTGGTCGTGAGCAGCAACCCCTACACCCCGGGCGCGGTCTGCGGCAGCGGCTTCGGCGTGATCGACGCGCACAGCCTGGGTGGCGGCGCTGAGGTCTACCTGCTCTACGACGCCGCCACCCAGCAGAACTGCGTGGCGACCATGGTGAACGCCCCGACCGGCCCGGTGTCCCTGAACGCGACGCTCAGCGTCCAGGGCGGGTCCTCGGCGAGCAATCCGGGGAGCTTCACCTACTACGCGGGGCCGGTGACCCTGGCGGCGCCCACCGCCTGCGTCCAGTGGGGCGGCAGCTACCAGGGCACGTCCTGGACCAGCGACTGGAGCCATTGCGGCTGA
- a CDS encoding bifunctional DNA primase/polymerase — protein MSGEQHFRCVQLSDRRTLLGVDIWTFQSVEYLTVAGETWLASASEYPRSMRALWEARPWAPTVLPCGRVFDVISMPALFGRKVLDELWASGPGCGPVASYRGRTLLLVQPGAAPRLRTLLAWEEWARDVPPLLCHGLGDAVTVPPVQRSADPVDPAGAGVGRWIVAPDTREPWLPGAAVLLWACVRAARGGAAESDPAPAARPRQHEPSRLRPLPGPGS, from the coding sequence ATGTCCGGCGAACAGCATTTCCGCTGCGTCCAGCTGTCCGACCGGAGGACGCTGCTGGGCGTGGACATCTGGACATTTCAATCCGTGGAGTACCTGACGGTGGCGGGCGAGACCTGGCTGGCCTCGGCGAGCGAGTACCCGCGCAGCATGCGCGCCCTGTGGGAGGCGCGCCCGTGGGCCCCGACCGTGCTGCCCTGCGGCCGCGTCTTCGACGTGATCAGCATGCCGGCGCTGTTCGGCCGCAAGGTGCTCGACGAGCTGTGGGCCTCGGGCCCGGGCTGCGGGCCGGTGGCCTCCTACCGGGGTCGCACCCTGCTGCTGGTCCAGCCGGGGGCCGCGCCCCGGCTGCGCACCCTGCTGGCCTGGGAGGAGTGGGCCCGGGACGTGCCGCCGCTGCTCTGCCACGGGCTCGGCGACGCCGTGACCGTACCACCCGTGCAGCGCTCGGCTGACCCCGTCGACCCGGCGGGCGCGGGGGTCGGGCGCTGGATCGTGGCGCCGGACACCCGGGAGCCGTGGCTGCCCGGCGCGGCCGTGCTGCTCTGGGCGTGCGTACGCGCCGCCCGCGGCGGGGCCGCCGAGTCCGACCCGGCGCCCGCGGCCCGGCCGCGGCAGCACGAGCCCAGCCGGCTGCGCCCGCTCCCCGGCCCCGGCAGCTGA
- the pgi gene encoding glucose-6-phosphate isomerase, translating into MPENPANGRTPLDRSPQWAALGKHRAELGELHLRELFAADPQRGSRLTLQVGDLHLDYSKQLVTDETLELLRLLAQARGVAELRDAMFRGEKINITEDRAVLHTALRAPRGAVVEVDGENVVPAVHAVLDKMAAFADRVRSGEWKGHTGKRIKTVVNIGIGGSDLGPAMAYEALRAFSARELDFRFVSNVDGADLHEAVRGLDAAETLFIVASKTFTTIETITNATSARDWLLTELRADSAAVAKHFVALSTNAEGVADFGIDVANMFEFWDWVGGRYSYDSAIGLSLMIAIGPERFQEMLAGFHLVDEHFRTAPPEQNVPLLLGLLGVWYGAFFDAQSHAVLPYSHYLSKFTAYLQQLDMESNGKSVQRDGTPVDWQTGPVVWGTPGTNGQHAYYQLLHQGTKVIPADLIGFAKPVEDLLPGLKVQHDLLMANFFAQAQALAFGKTAEEVRAEGVPEFQVPHRTFRGNHPTSVILASELTPSVLGQLIALYEHKVFVQGAIWNIDSFDQWGVELGKVLAKRIEPVLLTGEGADHLDSSSAALVARYRELRGR; encoded by the coding sequence ATGCCGGAGAACCCCGCCAACGGCCGTACCCCCCTGGACCGCAGCCCGCAGTGGGCCGCTCTCGGGAAGCACCGGGCGGAGCTCGGCGAGCTGCACCTGCGTGAGCTGTTCGCCGCCGATCCGCAGCGCGGCAGCCGCCTCACCCTGCAGGTCGGTGACCTGCACCTGGACTACTCCAAGCAGTTGGTCACCGACGAGACGCTGGAGCTGCTGCGTCTCCTGGCCCAGGCGCGCGGCGTGGCCGAGCTGCGGGACGCGATGTTCCGCGGCGAGAAGATCAACATCACCGAGGACCGCGCCGTCCTGCACACCGCCCTGCGCGCCCCGCGCGGTGCGGTGGTCGAGGTGGACGGCGAGAACGTGGTGCCGGCCGTCCACGCGGTGCTGGACAAGATGGCCGCCTTCGCCGACCGGGTGCGCAGCGGCGAGTGGAAGGGCCACACCGGCAAGCGGATCAAGACGGTCGTCAACATCGGCATCGGCGGCTCGGACCTCGGCCCCGCAATGGCCTACGAGGCTCTGCGCGCCTTCTCCGCCCGCGAGTTGGACTTCCGCTTCGTCTCCAACGTGGACGGCGCCGACCTGCACGAGGCGGTCCGCGGCCTGGACGCGGCCGAGACGCTGTTCATCGTCGCCTCCAAGACCTTCACCACCATCGAGACCATCACCAACGCCACCTCGGCGCGCGACTGGCTGCTCACCGAACTGCGCGCCGACAGCGCCGCGGTGGCCAAGCACTTCGTCGCGCTGTCGACCAACGCCGAGGGCGTCGCCGACTTCGGCATCGACGTGGCGAACATGTTCGAGTTCTGGGACTGGGTGGGCGGCCGCTACTCCTACGACTCGGCGATCGGCCTCTCGCTGATGATCGCGATCGGCCCGGAGCGCTTCCAGGAGATGCTGGCCGGCTTCCACCTGGTCGACGAGCACTTCCGGACGGCCCCGCCCGAGCAGAACGTGCCGCTGCTGCTCGGCCTGCTCGGCGTCTGGTACGGCGCGTTCTTCGACGCCCAGTCGCACGCGGTGCTGCCGTACTCGCACTACCTCTCGAAGTTCACCGCCTACCTGCAGCAGCTGGACATGGAGTCCAACGGCAAGTCGGTCCAGCGCGACGGCACCCCGGTCGACTGGCAGACCGGCCCGGTGGTCTGGGGCACCCCCGGCACCAACGGCCAGCACGCCTACTACCAGCTGCTGCACCAGGGCACCAAGGTCATCCCGGCGGACCTGATCGGCTTCGCCAAGCCGGTCGAGGACCTGCTGCCGGGCCTGAAGGTGCAGCACGACCTGCTGATGGCCAACTTCTTCGCCCAGGCGCAGGCCCTCGCGTTCGGCAAGACGGCCGAGGAGGTGCGGGCCGAGGGCGTGCCGGAGTTCCAGGTCCCGCACCGCACCTTCCGGGGCAACCACCCGACCTCGGTGATCCTGGCCTCCGAGCTGACGCCCTCGGTGCTCGGCCAGCTGATCGCGCTGTACGAGCACAAGGTGTTCGTGCAGGGGGCGATCTGGAACATCGACTCCTTCGACCAGTGGGGCGTCGAGCTGGGCAAGGTGCTGGCCAAGCGGATCGAGCCGGTGCTGCTGACCGGCGAGGGCGCGGACCACCTGGACAGCTCCAGTGCCGCGCTGGTGGCCCGCTACCGCGAGCTGCGCGGCCGCTGA
- a CDS encoding Na+/H+ antiporter, whose amino-acid sequence MGQLSLFFLVLLASVVTMPLARRTGVPQPVLMTLLGLAMAVVPWIPDISVEPDLILPLVLPPLIFAVARRASLHYFRANLRSILLLAVALVVITTTLVAVAFHAIAPATPIAAAVALGALVSPPDPVAAVAVAGSVGLPRRLVAVLESEGLFNDVTAIVIYSLAVDAVVSGDFSIPHALLRFVLSAVLAVVVGIALGWLNARLAGLLEDPTQQVALNLLVPFAAYTLAEEIEGSGVLAVVVCGLYLADRAADADDVGYRLVGAAFWEIVEILITGVAFGLIGLELATVLKDTGAGWRDMIGDAAVVIAVVVVVRLIWLLPAAWISKRLSRGEDDIPISWRETVVLWWSGMRGVATVALALAVPLTTHRAAVFPGRGRIVFIAFCVVLFTLLVQGLSLPWLVKQLGIDARLDLREQQERRLWWRAARAGLDRLAELEEEDRLPIEVVEKLRARQHDRLARLCPEQYEEEEAAEARERVAQLRRLREVEQELLAASRREMLAVRAEPGTDPELVDQVLRSLDLRSHR is encoded by the coding sequence GTGGGTCAGCTGTCGCTGTTCTTCCTGGTGCTGCTGGCCTCGGTGGTGACCATGCCGCTGGCCCGCCGGACCGGGGTCCCGCAACCGGTGCTGATGACCCTGCTGGGGCTGGCGATGGCGGTGGTCCCGTGGATCCCCGACATCTCGGTGGAGCCGGACCTGATCCTTCCGCTGGTGCTGCCGCCGTTGATCTTCGCGGTCGCCCGGCGTGCCTCCTTGCACTACTTCCGGGCGAATCTGCGCTCGATCCTGCTGCTCGCGGTGGCGCTGGTGGTCATCACCACCACGCTGGTCGCGGTGGCCTTCCACGCGATCGCGCCGGCCACCCCGATCGCGGCTGCTGTCGCGCTCGGCGCGCTGGTCTCGCCGCCCGATCCGGTGGCGGCCGTGGCGGTGGCGGGCAGCGTGGGGCTGCCCCGGCGGCTGGTCGCCGTGCTGGAGAGCGAGGGGCTCTTCAATGATGTGACGGCGATCGTGATCTACTCGCTGGCCGTCGACGCGGTGGTCAGCGGGGACTTCTCCATCCCGCACGCGCTGCTGCGCTTCGTGCTCTCCGCGGTGCTCGCGGTGGTGGTCGGCATCGCGCTGGGCTGGCTGAACGCCCGGCTCGCCGGGCTCCTGGAGGACCCGACCCAGCAGGTCGCCCTCAACCTGCTGGTCCCGTTCGCCGCCTACACGCTGGCCGAGGAGATCGAGGGCTCGGGCGTCCTGGCGGTGGTGGTCTGCGGGCTCTACCTGGCCGATCGCGCCGCGGACGCCGACGACGTCGGCTACCGGCTGGTCGGCGCCGCCTTCTGGGAGATCGTCGAGATCCTGATCACCGGGGTCGCCTTCGGCCTGATCGGCCTGGAACTGGCCACCGTGCTCAAGGACACCGGCGCGGGCTGGCGCGACATGATCGGGGACGCCGCCGTGGTGATCGCCGTCGTGGTGGTGGTCCGGCTGATCTGGCTGCTGCCGGCCGCCTGGATCTCCAAGCGGCTGAGCCGCGGCGAGGACGACATCCCGATCAGCTGGCGGGAGACCGTGGTGCTCTGGTGGTCGGGCATGCGCGGGGTGGCGACGGTCGCGCTGGCGCTGGCCGTCCCGCTCACCACGCACCGCGCCGCGGTCTTCCCCGGCCGCGGCCGGATCGTCTTCATCGCCTTCTGCGTCGTCCTGTTCACCCTGCTGGTGCAGGGGCTCTCGCTGCCCTGGCTGGTGAAGCAGCTCGGCATCGACGCCCGGCTCGACCTGCGCGAGCAGCAGGAGCGGCGGCTCTGGTGGCGGGCGGCCAGGGCCGGCCTGGACCGGCTCGCCGAACTGGAGGAGGAGGACCGGCTGCCGATCGAGGTGGTGGAGAAGCTGCGCGCGCGCCAGCACGACCGGCTGGCCAGGCTCTGCCCCGAGCAGTACGAGGAGGAGGAAGCTGCCGAGGCCCGCGAACGGGTCGCCCAGCTGCGCCGGCTGCGCGAGGTGGAGCAGGAGCTGCTGGCCGCCTCGCGCCGCGAGATGCTGGCGGTCCGGGCCGAGCCGGGCACCGACCCCGAGCTCGTCGACCAGGTGCTGCGCAGCCTGGACCTGCGCTCGCATCGGTAG
- a CDS encoding RICIN domain-containing protein gives MDLDPHPGGGYTLRNAWSGKCLDVPGGRNANGVRIQQWDRWNGNNQIWLPFAPGQGWPPVNY, from the coding sequence GTGGATCTGGACCCACATCCCGGCGGCGGCTACACCTTGCGCAACGCCTGGAGCGGCAAGTGCCTGGACGTCCCCGGCGGCCGCAACGCCAACGGCGTCCGCATCCAGCAGTGGGACCGCTGGAACGGCAACAACCAGATCTGGCTTCCCTTCGCGCCCGGTCAGGGCTGGCCCCCCGTCAACTACTAG